The following proteins are co-located in the Thermus tengchongensis genome:
- the ftsH gene encoding ATP-dependent zinc metalloprotease FtsH, which translates to MPQRINPFTLIFLLLLGYLAYTAFTGPPAPSLSYTEFRKLVREGKVTEVVLEETRILGTLKEPERFPTPQGGSQVAKRFAVPLPPAQVADPELLRFLEENGVRIVTKPPSFWPQFLLYLGPTLLLIVFFWFFFMRAQGGAGQVMQFGQSRARLYGKEKRVSTTFKDVAGHQEAKRELMEVVDFLKNPQKYLDLGAEIPKGVLLVGPPGTGKTLLARAVAGEAGVPFFSVSASEFMEMFVGVGASRVRSLFEDARRNAPSIIFIDELDSIGRKRGAGIGGGHDEREQTLNQILSEMDGFEKDTSVIVLAATNRPDILDPALLRPGRFDRQVVVGLPTLEERRDILLVHMRGKPIAEEVDALELAHLTPGFSGADLKNLVNEAALLAAREGAKSIRKEHFLKALDKIVLGLERPALKLSEEEKRAVAYHEAGHAVVGEVLPHADKTEKVSIVPRGMALGARWSKPEERVLVSKDHLMDELAVLMAGRVAEELFTGTVTTGAQDDFKRATQIAKRMVLDWGMGEHFKNIAWGSDSGPIFLGEEIAKKKDHSEETARLIDQDIRKILDEAYAKARQVLMEHASAMHRIAEELLREETIPGERVRAILKETQAVQRASEESA; encoded by the coding sequence TTGCCGCAACGGATTAACCCTTTCACCCTAATCTTTTTGCTCCTACTAGGCTATCTGGCCTACACCGCCTTCACGGGCCCTCCGGCCCCCAGCCTTTCCTACACCGAGTTTCGCAAGCTGGTGCGGGAGGGCAAGGTGACCGAGGTTGTCCTAGAGGAAACCCGCATCCTGGGTACCCTCAAAGAGCCAGAACGTTTCCCCACCCCCCAAGGGGGGAGCCAAGTGGCCAAGCGGTTTGCCGTGCCCTTGCCCCCCGCCCAGGTGGCAGATCCCGAACTCCTGCGCTTTCTGGAGGAAAACGGGGTGAGGATCGTCACCAAGCCCCCCTCCTTCTGGCCCCAGTTCCTCCTCTACCTGGGCCCCACCCTCCTCCTCATCGTCTTCTTCTGGTTCTTCTTCATGCGGGCCCAGGGTGGGGCCGGGCAGGTAATGCAGTTTGGCCAAAGCCGCGCCCGGCTTTACGGGAAGGAGAAGCGGGTCAGCACCACCTTCAAGGACGTGGCTGGACACCAGGAGGCTAAGCGCGAACTCATGGAGGTGGTGGACTTCCTGAAAAACCCCCAAAAGTACCTGGACCTAGGCGCAGAGATTCCCAAGGGCGTCCTCCTGGTGGGGCCCCCAGGCACCGGCAAAACCCTCCTGGCCCGGGCGGTGGCAGGAGAGGCAGGGGTGCCCTTCTTCTCCGTCTCCGCCAGCGAGTTCATGGAGATGTTCGTGGGGGTGGGGGCAAGCCGGGTACGAAGCCTCTTTGAGGACGCCCGCAGGAACGCTCCCAGCATCATCTTCATCGACGAGCTGGACTCCATCGGTAGAAAGCGGGGAGCGGGCATCGGGGGCGGCCATGACGAGCGGGAACAGACCCTGAACCAGATCCTCTCCGAGATGGACGGCTTTGAGAAGGACACCTCGGTGATCGTCCTGGCCGCCACCAACCGCCCGGACATCCTGGACCCCGCCCTCCTTCGCCCCGGGCGCTTTGACCGCCAGGTGGTGGTGGGCCTTCCCACCCTGGAAGAGCGCCGGGATATCCTCCTGGTACACATGCGGGGTAAACCCATCGCCGAGGAGGTGGACGCCCTGGAGCTGGCCCATCTCACCCCGGGCTTCTCCGGGGCCGACCTCAAGAACCTGGTGAACGAAGCCGCCCTGCTGGCGGCCCGGGAGGGGGCCAAGTCCATCCGTAAGGAGCACTTCCTCAAGGCCCTGGACAAGATCGTCCTGGGCCTCGAGCGGCCCGCCCTCAAGCTTTCCGAGGAGGAGAAGAGGGCGGTGGCCTACCACGAGGCCGGGCATGCCGTGGTGGGCGAGGTCCTCCCCCATGCGGACAAGACGGAAAAGGTTTCCATCGTCCCCAGGGGCATGGCCTTGGGTGCCCGCTGGAGCAAACCCGAGGAAAGGGTTTTGGTTTCCAAGGACCACCTCATGGACGAACTGGCCGTCCTCATGGCGGGCCGGGTGGCGGAGGAGCTCTTCACCGGCACCGTGACCACCGGGGCCCAGGACGACTTCAAGCGGGCCACCCAGATCGCCAAGCGCATGGTCCTGGACTGGGGCATGGGGGAACACTTCAAGAACATCGCCTGGGGCTCGGATTCCGGTCCCATCTTCCTGGGGGAGGAGATCGCCAAGAAGAAGGACCACTCCGAGGAAACCGCCCGCCTCATCGACCAGGACATCCGCAAGATCCTGGACGAGGCCTACGCCAAGGCCCGCCAGGTCCTCATGGAGCACGCCTCCGCCATGCACCGGATCGCCGAGGAACTCCTAAGGGAGGAAACCATCCCCGGGGAACGGGTGCGGGCCATCCTCAAGGAAACCCAGGCGGTGCAAAGGGCCTCGGAGGAAAGCGCCTAA
- a CDS encoding tetratricopeptide repeat protein has protein sequence MKGVLEALHQGDYDTAIERLTRKALFGSKGEAREALLLLAEVHSLYGEEGLERAHRALEEAYELGGLEYDPLYRALLGELLALEGRGEKEVLALFLPTEDPRARYHQAQALFYLGRFEEVLRTLKEGLPAFLAWRAEGLRGRALERLGRFREAALAYERGAELALGLERYWLLLDAAAMWVEAGEGERALLALEEASGAVGEEPAEDAATRHYLLARAHFLLDNPNRALEEVLKALALEEESGHKAYGTPLLQGQILLRLGRYPEGMAAFQEALARAEGLERGYVLHEMAVAALDQGAYLEAEEYLEALLREEGYPYQAQALADLAEALYRQGRYQEAEEVARRAMQQGAEAAGELILGHIAYDLMHLEEALAHYRKAAELSEEGSREWVGAQEMVVDTLAQLGYRSPEEILARAEAVLPHVHPADEWHQALLAYRERAEAILREGRRPN, from the coding sequence ATGAAGGGGGTCCTCGAGGCCCTGCACCAAGGGGACTACGATACCGCCATTGAGCGCCTTACCCGAAAGGCCCTGTTCGGCTCCAAAGGGGAGGCCCGGGAGGCCCTTCTGCTCCTGGCGGAGGTGCACAGCCTCTACGGGGAGGAGGGGCTGGAAAGGGCCCACCGGGCCCTGGAGGAGGCCTATGAGCTTGGGGGGCTGGAGTACGACCCCCTGTACCGGGCCCTTCTGGGGGAGCTTCTGGCCCTCGAGGGCCGGGGGGAAAAGGAGGTGCTGGCCCTGTTCCTCCCCACGGAGGACCCCCGGGCCCGCTACCATCAGGCCCAGGCCCTTTTTTACCTAGGGCGGTTTGAGGAGGTGCTGAGGACGCTTAAGGAGGGGCTTCCCGCCTTTTTGGCCTGGCGGGCGGAGGGGCTTAGGGGGAGGGCCTTGGAGAGGCTTGGCCGCTTTCGGGAGGCCGCCTTGGCCTACGAGAGGGGGGCGGAGCTGGCCTTGGGGTTGGAGCGCTACTGGCTCCTTTTGGATGCCGCCGCCATGTGGGTGGAGGCGGGGGAGGGGGAAAGGGCCCTTTTGGCCCTCGAGGAGGCCTCGGGGGCCGTGGGGGAGGAGCCCGCGGAGGACGCCGCCACCCGCCACTACCTCCTGGCCCGGGCCCATTTCCTTCTGGATAACCCCAACCGGGCCCTGGAGGAGGTACTGAAGGCCCTGGCCCTGGAGGAAGAAAGCGGCCATAAGGCCTACGGCACCCCCCTCCTTCAGGGGCAGATCCTCCTCCGCTTGGGCCGCTACCCCGAGGGCATGGCGGCCTTCCAGGAAGCCTTGGCCAGGGCCGAGGGTCTGGAGAGGGGATACGTTCTCCACGAGATGGCGGTGGCGGCCCTGGACCAGGGGGCCTACCTGGAGGCGGAGGAGTACCTGGAGGCGCTTTTGCGGGAAGAGGGCTACCCCTACCAGGCCCAGGCGCTGGCGGACCTGGCTGAGGCCCTGTACCGCCAGGGGCGGTACCAAGAGGCGGAGGAGGTGGCCCGAAGGGCCATGCAACAGGGGGCGGAGGCGGCGGGGGAGCTGATCCTGGGCCATATCGCCTACGACCTGATGCACCTGGAGGAAGCCTTGGCCCACTACCGTAAGGCGGCGGAGCTTTCCGAGGAGGGAAGCCGGGAGTGGGTAGGGGCCCAGGAGATGGTGGTGGACACCTTGGCCCAGCTGGGTTACCGCTCCCCTGAAGAGATCCTGGCCCGTGCGGAGGCGGTGCTACCCCATGTCCACCCCGCCGACGAGTGGCACCAGGCCCTTTTGGCCTACCGAGAGCGGGCGGAGGCCATCCTGCGGGAGGGAAGGCGGCCCAACTAA
- a CDS encoding DUF4388 domain-containing protein, with protein MVRATLEELDLAELLKALADHRKSAVVTFRGRLYGRIHLLHGRILYARTEPGPHLGEYLVRLGHLSLEEVQELVEHQGRENPGTPLGALALELGLIGEEELREALEAQVLEALATLLGEKEGEILAEPLEEGSQVALPQTLETKATLLEAARRLDEWRQGQVDPEEVFHLVEDPTRHPLTPEAWTVLELLDGVRRARSVALLSGLPEGQVYHILFELKSRGLIRPSTLLADDPLVLVLAESGVVRRLLLYLLEAHRYRVQLPLDLEMALRLLKERPKAIILQGEKALEIARKLRSHPEGKLASLYLVSEAPPGLLFRPLRVLHLPKPLKAQEVLKALAPLRRGGT; from the coding sequence ATGGTACGGGCCACCCTAGAAGAACTGGACCTGGCGGAACTCCTGAAGGCCCTAGCCGACCACCGCAAAAGCGCCGTGGTGACCTTCCGGGGGCGCCTTTACGGCAGGATCCACCTCCTCCACGGGCGCATCCTCTACGCCCGCACCGAGCCGGGGCCCCACCTAGGGGAGTACCTGGTGCGCCTTGGCCACCTTTCCCTGGAGGAAGTTCAGGAGTTAGTGGAGCACCAGGGGCGGGAAAACCCCGGCACCCCCTTGGGGGCCTTGGCCTTAGAGCTCGGCCTCATCGGGGAAGAGGAGCTAAGGGAGGCCCTCGAGGCCCAGGTCCTGGAAGCCCTGGCCACCCTTCTGGGGGAGAAGGAAGGGGAGATCCTAGCCGAGCCCCTCGAGGAGGGAAGCCAGGTGGCCCTTCCCCAGACCCTGGAAACCAAGGCCACCCTTCTGGAAGCAGCCCGGCGCTTGGACGAGTGGCGCCAAGGCCAGGTGGATCCCGAAGAGGTCTTCCACCTGGTGGAGGACCCCACCCGCCATCCCCTCACCCCGGAGGCCTGGACGGTGCTGGAGCTACTGGACGGGGTGCGCCGGGCAAGAAGCGTGGCCTTGCTTTCGGGTCTTCCAGAAGGGCAGGTTTATCACATCCTCTTTGAGCTGAAAAGCCGGGGGCTGATCCGCCCTTCCACCCTGCTGGCGGACGACCCCTTGGTCCTGGTCTTGGCGGAAAGCGGGGTGGTCAGGCGGCTTCTCCTCTACCTACTGGAGGCCCACCGCTACCGGGTGCAACTCCCCTTGGACCTGGAGATGGCCCTCCGCCTTCTCAAGGAGAGGCCCAAGGCCATCATCCTCCAGGGAGAAAAAGCCTTGGAAATAGCCCGAAAGCTCAGGAGCCACCCCGAGGGCAAGCTAGCCTCCTTGTACCTGGTGAGCGAAGCCCCCCCGGGGCTTCTCTTCCGTCCCCTCAGGGTTTTGCATCTCCCCAAACCCCTAAAGGCCCAGGAGGTGCTTAAAGCCCTGGCCCCCTTAAGGCGGGGCGGGACCTAA
- the ruvB gene encoding Holliday junction branch migration DNA helicase RuvB yields the protein MHPDLALRPRTLDEYIGQERLKKKLRVYLEAAKARGEPLEHLLLFGPPGLGKTTLAHVIAHELGVNLRVTSGPAIEKPGDLAAILANSLEEGDILFIDEIHRLSRQAEEHLYPAMEDFKMDIVIGQGPAARTIRLELPRFTLIGATTRPGLITAPLRSRFGIVEHLEYYSLEELSEGVRRDARLLGVAIAEEAALEIAKRSRGTMRVAKRLFRRVRDFAQVAGEETITRERALEALNALGLDELGLERRDREILETLILRFGGGPVGLQTLATAVSEDPGTLEEVHEPYLIQQGLLKRTPRGRVATERAYRHLGYPPPVEPLL from the coding sequence GTGCACCCGGACCTCGCCCTAAGGCCCAGGACCCTGGACGAGTACATCGGCCAGGAGAGGCTCAAGAAAAAGCTGAGGGTGTACCTCGAGGCGGCCAAGGCCCGGGGGGAGCCCCTGGAGCACCTTCTCCTCTTCGGCCCCCCCGGCCTCGGCAAGACCACCCTAGCCCACGTGATCGCCCACGAGCTCGGGGTGAACCTGCGGGTCACCTCGGGGCCGGCCATAGAGAAACCCGGCGATCTGGCCGCCATCCTGGCCAACTCCCTGGAGGAGGGGGACATCCTCTTCATCGACGAGATCCACCGGCTAAGCCGCCAGGCGGAGGAGCACCTCTACCCGGCCATGGAGGACTTCAAGATGGACATCGTCATCGGCCAGGGGCCGGCAGCCCGCACTATCCGCTTGGAGCTTCCCCGCTTCACCCTGATCGGGGCCACCACCCGCCCGGGCCTTATCACCGCCCCCTTGCGGAGCCGCTTCGGCATCGTGGAGCACCTGGAGTACTACTCCTTGGAGGAGCTTTCCGAAGGGGTCAGGCGGGATGCGAGGCTTCTAGGGGTGGCCATCGCCGAGGAGGCCGCCCTGGAGATCGCCAAAAGGAGCCGGGGCACCATGCGTGTGGCCAAACGGCTTTTCCGGAGGGTGCGGGACTTCGCCCAGGTGGCGGGGGAGGAAACCATCACCCGGGAAAGGGCGCTGGAAGCCCTTAACGCCTTGGGCCTGGATGAGCTTGGCCTAGAGCGGCGGGACCGGGAGATCCTGGAAACCCTGATCCTGCGCTTCGGGGGCGGCCCGGTGGGGCTGCAGACCTTGGCCACCGCCGTCTCCGAGGACCCAGGTACCCTGGAAGAAGTCCACGAACCTTACCTCATCCAGCAGGGGCTCCTGAAGCGCACCCCCCGGGGCCGGGTGGCCACGGAACGGGCCTACCGCCACCTGGGCTACCCCCCTCCCGTGGAACCCCTTCTCTAA
- the panB gene encoding 3-methyl-2-oxobutanoate hydroxymethyltransferase: protein MRRTVKEFRQAKGQRLVYLTAYDYPTARLAQEAGVDAILVGDSLGMVVLGYSSTVPVTLEEMLHHTKAARRGAPDTFLVADLPYLSYATLDRALFAAERLLKEGGADAVKLEGGEEVVEIVSGLSRAGVPVLGHVGLTPQTASQLGGYKLQGKRPEEAERILKGALALEEAGAYGVVLEMVPKELAKEITERLSIHTVGIGAGPHTDAQVLVFHDVVGLYGDFKPRFVKRYLEGEKLFLEALSQYVREVREGVFPAEEHSF from the coding sequence GTGCGCCGGACGGTCAAGGAGTTCCGCCAAGCCAAAGGCCAACGCCTGGTCTACCTCACCGCCTACGATTACCCCACGGCCCGCCTGGCCCAGGAAGCCGGGGTGGACGCCATCCTGGTGGGGGATTCCCTGGGCATGGTGGTGCTGGGCTATTCCTCCACGGTGCCCGTCACCCTGGAGGAGATGCTCCACCACACCAAGGCCGCCCGGCGGGGGGCCCCGGATACCTTCTTGGTGGCCGACCTGCCCTATCTTTCCTATGCCACCTTGGACCGGGCCCTTTTTGCCGCGGAACGGCTCCTTAAGGAGGGCGGGGCGGATGCGGTGAAGCTGGAGGGTGGGGAGGAGGTGGTGGAGATCGTTTCGGGGCTCAGCCGGGCAGGGGTGCCGGTCCTGGGCCACGTGGGCCTCACCCCCCAGACGGCGAGCCAGCTTGGGGGCTACAAGTTACAGGGGAAGCGCCCCGAGGAGGCCGAGCGCATTCTAAAAGGGGCCTTGGCCCTGGAGGAGGCGGGAGCCTACGGGGTGGTGCTGGAGATGGTGCCCAAGGAGCTGGCCAAGGAGATCACGGAGAGGCTCTCCATCCACACTGTGGGCATCGGAGCTGGCCCCCACACGGACGCCCAGGTCCTGGTCTTCCACGACGTGGTGGGGCTTTACGGGGATTTCAAACCCCGGTTTGTGAAGCGGTACCTGGAGGGGGAAAAGCTCTTCCTCGAGGCCCTATCCCAGTACGTGCGGGAGGTGCGGGAGGGGGTGTTCCCCGCCGAGGAGCACAGCTTTTAA
- a CDS encoding metal ABC transporter ATP-binding protein, whose amino-acid sequence MLALEVQDLSVRFGEFRALEGVSLKVPEGAFVAIVGPNGAGKSTLLKAILGLVPFRGEVRVLGRPLAETDPLWFGYVPQIKTFDRSFPALSLELVATGLRRRWPFRLFPWEKEEALSALRRVGAEALAFRPLGRLSGGQLQRVYLARALIRRPRILLLDEPATGVDRVGEVDLYRYLEAYQEESGATVLMITHDWEAAHHASHVLVMNRKVVGFGPPERALTEECLRQAFGHLGHAHGLYLGGGHA is encoded by the coding sequence GTGTTGGCCCTCGAGGTCCAAGACCTGTCCGTACGCTTTGGGGAGTTCAGGGCCCTGGAGGGCGTCAGCCTGAAGGTGCCAGAGGGGGCCTTCGTGGCCATTGTGGGCCCCAACGGGGCGGGGAAGAGCACCCTTTTGAAGGCCATCCTGGGCCTTGTGCCCTTCCGGGGCGAGGTCAGGGTTTTGGGGCGCCCTTTGGCAGAAACCGATCCCCTGTGGTTTGGCTACGTGCCCCAGATCAAGACCTTTGACCGCTCCTTCCCGGCACTTTCCCTAGAACTGGTGGCCACGGGTCTGAGGCGGCGCTGGCCCTTCCGCCTTTTCCCCTGGGAAAAGGAGGAAGCCCTTTCCGCCTTAAGGCGGGTGGGGGCGGAGGCATTGGCCTTCCGCCCCTTGGGCCGGCTTTCCGGGGGGCAGCTCCAACGGGTCTACCTGGCCCGGGCCCTCATCCGCCGGCCGAGGATCCTCCTTTTGGATGAGCCCGCCACCGGGGTGGACCGGGTGGGGGAGGTGGACCTCTACCGGTATCTGGAGGCCTACCAGGAGGAATCGGGGGCCACGGTGCTCATGATCACCCACGACTGGGAAGCTGCCCACCACGCCAGCCACGTCCTGGTGATGAACCGGAAGGTGGTGGGGTTTGGTCCGCCGGAGCGGGCCCTCACCGAGGAGTGCTTGCGCCAGGCCTTTGGACACCTGGGCCACGCCCACGGGCTGTACCTAGGGGGTGGGCATGCTTGA
- a CDS encoding metal ABC transporter permease — protein MLDALGYPFFQRALLAGLLVSLLSGLLSPFVVQRRLSFLGDGLAHAAFAGVALGLFLRGEPLWFALPFTFLVAMAITLVKEKTELSEDTAIGVFFALSVALGAVFLSKARGYVGDAMGYLFGSLLAVGPADLWAIALLLFLALFLLPLWGPLAYATFDRELALSDRVPVVFHDYLLSGFIAVSLVLAVKVVGIILVAAFLVIPGAAARLLSRTFSGLTLLSLLLASLSTVLGLFLSFLLDWPSGASIVLLQAALFGLAFVKTVFSVRK, from the coding sequence ATGCTTGACGCCTTGGGTTATCCCTTTTTCCAGAGGGCCCTCCTGGCGGGGCTTTTGGTGAGCCTCCTCTCTGGGCTCCTCTCCCCCTTCGTGGTGCAAAGGCGGCTTTCCTTCCTTGGGGATGGGCTGGCCCACGCCGCCTTCGCTGGGGTGGCCTTGGGGCTTTTCCTAAGGGGGGAGCCCCTTTGGTTTGCCCTGCCCTTCACCTTTCTGGTGGCCATGGCCATCACCTTGGTGAAGGAGAAGACCGAGCTTTCCGAGGACACCGCCATCGGGGTCTTCTTCGCCCTCTCCGTGGCCCTGGGGGCCGTCTTCCTCTCCAAGGCCCGGGGGTATGTGGGGGACGCCATGGGTTACCTCTTCGGCTCCCTTTTGGCGGTGGGGCCGGCAGACCTTTGGGCCATAGCCCTTCTCCTCTTCCTGGCTCTCTTTCTCCTTCCCCTGTGGGGGCCCTTGGCCTACGCCACCTTTGACCGGGAGCTGGCCCTTTCCGACCGGGTGCCGGTGGTCTTCCACGATTACCTCCTTTCCGGCTTCATCGCCGTGAGCCTGGTGTTGGCGGTGAAGGTGGTGGGGATCATTCTGGTGGCGGCCTTTTTGGTGATCCCCGGGGCGGCGGCCAGGCTCTTGAGCCGAACCTTTTCCGGGCTCACCCTTCTTTCCCTCCTCCTGGCCTCCCTTTCCACGGTGCTCGGCCTCTTCCTTTCTTTCCTTCTGGACTGGCCTAGCGGGGCCAGCATCGTGTTGTTGCAGGCGGCCTTGTTCGGCCTGGCCTTCGTGAAAACCGTATTTTCAGTAAGGAAATAA
- a CDS encoding RrF2 family transcriptional regulator, with product MWVSTKAQYGLRALVEIGLKAPEAVPLKEVAEAQGISQHYLEQIAAQLRRSGFIRSVRGARGGYRLARPPERVTALEVVEALEGSLAPVSCIEDPESCAKVGQCSTELLWKRVDLAMRQVLGSTTLKDLIEERKLIEAKRLIQLQPAG from the coding sequence ATGTGGGTGTCCACGAAGGCCCAGTATGGCCTTAGGGCCCTGGTGGAGATCGGCCTCAAGGCCCCGGAGGCGGTGCCCCTCAAGGAGGTGGCGGAGGCCCAGGGCATCAGCCAGCACTACCTGGAGCAGATTGCGGCCCAGCTTAGGCGTTCGGGGTTCATCCGCTCCGTGCGGGGGGCCAGGGGGGGCTATCGTCTGGCCCGCCCTCCGGAGAGGGTGACGGCCCTCGAGGTGGTGGAGGCCCTGGAGGGGAGCCTAGCCCCGGTTTCCTGCATCGAGGACCCAGAGTCCTGCGCCAAGGTGGGACAGTGCTCCACCGAGCTCCTCTGGAAGCGGGTGGACCTGGCCATGCGCCAGGTCCTGGGGAGCACCACCTTGAAGGACCTCATCGAGGAGCGGAAGCTCATCGAGGCCAAGCGCTTGATCCAGCTCCAGCCCGCAGGCTAG
- a CDS encoding cysteine desulfurase family protein, which yields MGRGKEETLALVYLDYAATTPLDPEVQQAMREVEGIFGNPNSIHRFGQEARRVLEGARERIASLLGVRPREVVFTASGSEADALALLGVALAKGKGHVVSTDVEHSAVLGALRLLERLGFAVTRLRPDRFGLVYPEQVEEALRPDTILVSVMAANNELGTLYPIREMAEIAHAHGALFHTDAVQAVGQVPFRVDEVGADLVSLSAHKFYGPKGIGALLVRQGVDLFPLVPGKQEGGRRGGTQSPVLAQGMAVALEKALRLLPEESARLLALRRRLEEGLLAVEGVELNGHPERRLPKLVNVTVKGADGEALLLAMDLMGVAVSSGSACSAGSLEPSHVLLAIGRSPREARASLRFSLGRYTTEAEVDRAVEVFREAVARARA from the coding sequence ATGGGGAGGGGCAAGGAGGAAACCTTGGCTTTGGTCTATCTGGACTACGCGGCCACCACGCCCCTGGACCCTGAGGTCCAGCAGGCCATGCGCGAGGTGGAAGGAATCTTCGGCAACCCCAATAGCATCCACCGCTTTGGCCAGGAGGCCCGGCGGGTGCTGGAGGGAGCCCGGGAGCGGATCGCAAGCCTCCTGGGGGTGCGCCCCAGGGAGGTGGTCTTTACCGCCTCGGGTTCGGAGGCGGATGCCCTGGCCCTTTTGGGGGTGGCCTTGGCCAAGGGGAAGGGGCATGTGGTGAGCACGGACGTGGAGCACTCCGCGGTCCTTGGGGCCTTGCGGCTCCTTGAACGCCTGGGTTTTGCCGTGACCCGGCTCAGGCCCGATCGCTTTGGGTTGGTCTACCCCGAGCAGGTGGAGGAGGCCCTGAGGCCCGACACCATCCTGGTGAGCGTCATGGCCGCCAACAACGAGCTCGGCACCCTCTACCCCATCCGAGAGATGGCCGAGATCGCTCACGCCCACGGGGCCCTCTTTCACACCGATGCCGTGCAGGCTGTCGGGCAGGTGCCTTTTCGGGTGGACGAGGTGGGAGCGGACCTGGTCTCCTTAAGCGCCCACAAGTTCTATGGACCAAAGGGGATCGGGGCCCTTCTGGTGCGCCAGGGAGTGGACCTCTTCCCCCTGGTGCCGGGCAAGCAGGAGGGGGGGAGGCGGGGGGGCACGCAAAGCCCCGTCCTGGCCCAAGGGATGGCGGTAGCCCTGGAAAAGGCCTTAAGGCTTTTGCCCGAGGAGTCTGCCCGGCTTCTGGCCTTGAGGCGGCGCCTCGAGGAGGGCTTGCTTGCCGTGGAAGGGGTGGAGCTCAACGGTCATCCCGAGCGCCGCCTGCCCAAGCTGGTCAACGTGACGGTGAAGGGTGCGGATGGGGAGGCCTTGCTTCTGGCCATGGACCTCATGGGGGTGGCGGTTTCTTCGGGCTCGGCGTGTTCGGCCGGAAGCCTCGAGCCCTCCCATGTCCTCCTGGCCATTGGCCGCTCACCCAGGGAAGCCCGGGCCTCCTTGCGCTTTTCCTTGGGCCGCTACACCACCGAGGCCGAGGTAGACCGGGCGGTGGAGGTGTTCCGGGAAGCGGTGGCCCGGGCGCGGGCCTAA